The genome window ACACGTGCATTAGAGTTATACCCAGACGTAAACTCTATGATTGACGGTGACTACCAAGTAAAATTTGACTTTGCTGACGTTTCTGTTGCAGTATCAGGACCAAAAGGTTTGATGGTACCAGTAGTACGTAATGCAGAAAACTTAACTTTCCGTGGTGTTGAGCAATCTATCAAAGATTTAGCAATCAAAGTACGTGACGGAAAAATTTCTGTTGATGAAATGACAGGAGGTACATTTACAATCACTAATGGTGGTGTATTTGGATCTATGATGTCTACACCAATCATCAACCCACCTCAATCAGGTATCTTAGGAATGCACAATATTGTTGAACGTCCAGTTGTTAAAAACGGACAAATCGTTATCGCTCCAATGATGTATGTTGCTTTATCTTATGACCACCGTATCATCGACGGACGCGAATCTGTAGGATTCTTAGTTGCAGTTAAAGAAGCGGTAGAAGATCCATTAAACGTATTAATGGGCGGTGACGCTAAAAGAGCTTTAGAATTGTAATACATAAAAACATTCTAACAATCCATAAATTGAAAGCCATTCGAAAGAATGGCTTTTTTGGTTTATGTAATGATTTGATTTATAATATTATTTTTTTGTGTTTTTGTAATTGATTTAAAGAAATTCAGTTTTTTAAATAATGTAATTTTTAATAGATAATTTATTTATTATAAGCATTTTATATTTTCCTTTTTAAGGAAATTAATTCTTTAAATTATTACTGATTAATACATGTTGAAATATAATATAATTTTAAAGTAATGAATTAACACAATAAAATTATGAAGAAAATTTACTTTAGTGTATTAACGTTGTTAATACTTTTACAATCAAATGCTCAGGTGTATGATGTGGGTACATGGGCTCAAGTTACAGATATCTCTAATGACGGTGTAGCTGTAGGAAATGCTGCAGGAGTATTGCATTTTAAATGGACAAAAGAAGAAGGTCCTGTAGTAATTGGAGAAATTGGAGGAAATAATGATTATATAGCAGGTAATACAACGATTTCTGCTGATGGAAAATTAGTATCAGGAACAATGACAAATCCAGCTACAGGAATCGATGAAATGGCTTTATATGATACAACTACGCAAACATGGGAGTATTTAGGAGCGAGTGCGAATGGTAGTGATACTTCTTCATGGGGAATGTCAAGCGATGGTAAAACGATCGTTGGATTAGGATGGAAATCTGCTTCTCAAGCTATAGGAGTTATTTGGAATAGAGCAAATGGAATGAAAGATTTGGGCTCTACAGTTGCAGGTAAAAGTTCAAGACCAAATTCTGTAAATGGAGATGGAACTGTTGTTGTAGGATGGCAAGATTCTGAAAATGGTTTCCGTAAAGGAGTTTATTGGAAAAACGGTGTACAAACATTTATTAAAGATAAACAAGGTAATCTTGTAGGAGAGGCGTTAGCAGTTTCTGCTGATGGAAATATTATTGTTGGTTTCAACGAACCTGAAGCATATATTTACAATGCAACAACTAATACTTATACAGAAATAGTTCATTCAGATCCAGATTATAACACGTCAATTGTAGCTGTTTCTGATGATGGAAATACAGCGGTGGGTTATTGGAAGCCTTGGTATGCTACAAATACAGAAGGAGAAGGTTTTATTTGGTTTAAAGATAAAGGAGTTGTTAAAATTGATGATTATGTAAAAGAGGTTGGGTATGATAGCAAAAGTTTTACTTTTGTGCTGCCTACAGGTATTTCTCCGAATGGAAAATATATAGGAGGTATAGGAATCAATTGGGATGAAATGGATCTTAAAGGTTTTGTAATAGAATTGAAAGAAGCTTTGTCTACAAATGAAAATGTTTTGGATAAAATTATTACAACAATTTCTCCAAATCCTGTTATGAATGAAATGACAATTCATACAAAAGCTATCATAAATTCTGCTGAAGTGTATAATTTAGCAGGTCAAAAAGTTTGGAACTCAGACAATATTATGAATAATAAAATTGATTTAAGTTTCTTAAATAAAGGAGTTTATATCATAAAAATAAAAACTGATTCAACAAATGAATCAATTAAGTTTATTAAAAACTAATTCAGATAATTATAAAAAAAGTCACTCATTGAGTGACTTTTTTATTCAATTTTATAATCCATAGGAACCATGTTTGCTATTTTTTCCCAACTCCAATATCCTTCAACAACCAAATTAGCAGGATGATAATAAGTTCCATTTTCTTCAATTTTTAGTAAATCGCTTTTTATAGCGAAAATAGAAAGTTGGTTCGAAATATATTTTGCGCCATTTTGTTTTGCATAGTCCAAATCCTCTTTTTCATTTTTATATTCAACTGAATACAATCCTTTAAAATTAAGATACTGATCATTATTATCAACGATTTTCAAACTATCAGATGGAACTTTTTGATTAACTAAATAAGTAATAATTTTTGGAGGAACTTTACCTACGATTCTACCTCCTAACAAAGTTTCTTCTTTAAATTTTATATATTCTGGATTATCCTTGCGAATCAATCGTTTTATATCATATCCTTCTTCCTCAATTTTATTATCATAAACTGCTTTCATAAAATGAGTCACACTTCCTAAATAAGATTTACGACGATTTTCTTGCCATTTTTTTTCTTTAGAAGCTGATGATTTTAGCTCAGTAAAAAGTGCTGTTCCAAGAGTTAAGACATAATTTGACTTGAAATCAACATTAAAATCAACCAAATCATATTCTATTTTATAACCTAGGTAATTGTTTGTAATGATTAAAGGATTTCGGGAAGTAGCAGATAATTGTCGTGTATTTTTATCATATTTAAACCTTAAATCTTTCGAGTTTTCGATTTTACATTTTTTTGCAGCTTCATTACTTCCCAAAAACAATCTCAAAAAAGTCTGATAATAATACAACCAATCTTCTTTAGATATTGCTTGAACAACTGTTTCTTGTAACGCTACCACTTCAGGCTCTAATATAACTTTATAAAAATTAGTTTGATTTGTATTAACATTCAGAATATAATTTTCAAACAAACTTGCACGAACGATTAAATTATATTGTCCATTAGGAAGATTTAATTCAAATTCACCTTTTTCATTTGTTTTTGATTTAATCGTAGAATTATCGACATAGATTTCAGCATTAATAATTGGAAGCGATTTTTCATCAATCACTTTTCCTTTTATCATATTCTGAGCAAATAGATTACCACTAATCAATAGAAAACCTAAAATAAAAATTTGTTTAAAATTCATTGACTAAATTTTAAAACAAGATAATAAAAAAACCGCTATAAAGCGGTTTTGAATTTATTTGAAGAAATATGTAATTCCTAAAGTTAAAAATGATGAACGATTTGTTCCGTTATCCCAACGATTATAGTCGTAAGTATCAATTAAGCCATATTGATATCTTAAATTAATTTCGTATTTTCTATCAATAGAATATCCAACACCAATATTAAATGCTAAATCAAACGATTTTGGAACATTATTAGTTCTTTCTGGCTCATCTTCATCAAATTTTTCTGATACTTTGAAACCTAATTGAGGACCACCTTCCACGAAGAAATCCTTTCCTTGATCATCAAAATAGTATTTGTACATAATTGGAATATTGATGTAATTTAAGAACGCTTTGTATTTTTCTCCACCTTCTTTATATAACGAATATTCACCTTGAGTAGTATATAAAACTTCGGCTTGTAAATAATGGTTTTCGTTTCGCGTAGTTAATTGATATTTCGCAACTCCCCCAGCTAAAAATCCAACTCTCTCTTTAGAAACTCCATGAACAATAGTTGTGTTACTAAGTCCAACACCACCTTTTACACCAAATTCAACTTGAGCAAAAGAAAAAGTAGATAAACTTAAAAGAAATAAACTTAATAGATTGGTTTTTAAATTTTTCATAAGTTATTGTATATTTTTAACAAAATTAAAGCTTTTTTTAATACAATTTTCATTTCACAAAAAAAGCTCTCCAAATGAAGAGCTTATTATATTATTTTCGAAAATTTATTTCTTTGGTTGAGGTGGAAATTTAGCTAATATTTCCTGTATTGCTTGCGGAATTCTTTCTGCTTTAGCACTAATATTACTCAAATTAAGATCAGAACCAACACCTTGCCAAACCAATATATTACGTTTGTCATCAATAATATCTACAACAATTGTCCCTGCTTGATAAGACGAAACGCTATTTCCTCCGTAATATCCGCCATAATAACCATAAGGTCCATAACCCCAATTGTTATTATTTACAGAAACTTGTTCTTTAGAACTTGTCAATAAATTAATGACTAAATCTGCATCAGAACTTACTTTTGTAAATCCTTTTGTAGCCATTTGCGCATCAATTGCTTTAATTAATCGATTCTTATCCAAATCGTTAACTTTTAACTTATCTAATCCTTTTTGATGAAAAGTATAAGTTTTATATGAAGCAAAATTTGTTGATCTGTCGTAATCTGTACTTACTTGAACTGTTCCACAGCTTGTTACAAATAATGACAACAAAATTATAAAAGTAAAGTGTATAATTTTCATGACCTTGATTTTTTATTTAAAACTACAATTATTATTCCTAAATGTAAAGGTAAATCAAAAAAAAGAAGCTCAAAATACTTGAACTTCTTTTTAACTAATATTTACAATTTTATTTTGCTAATTCTAACTCTTGAATTTTCACTTCAACAATTCCATTGTGATTGATTCTAACCAAATCTACAATTTGTGTTTCGTTGACTAATTCTGGATTAAAATCTGTCTGAACTTTTACATAATTCTCTGTAAAACCAAACATTTTTCCATCTTTATTATCATGTTCCCACAATACTTTCTGAGTCGAATTTAATTGAGATTGATAAAAAGCTTGACGTTTTTTCTCCGATAAAATACGTAACATTTTATTACGACGTTTACGTTCTCCTTGATCAACAACACCTTCAAATTCGATCGCTTCTGTATTATCTCTTTCCGAATAAGTAAATA of Empedobacter falsenii contains these proteins:
- a CDS encoding carboxypeptidase-like regulatory domain-containing protein gives rise to the protein MNFKQIFILGFLLISGNLFAQNMIKGKVIDEKSLPIINAEIYVDNSTIKSKTNEKGEFELNLPNGQYNLIVRASLFENYILNVNTNQTNFYKVILEPEVVALQETVVQAISKEDWLYYYQTFLRLFLGSNEAAKKCKIENSKDLRFKYDKNTRQLSATSRNPLIITNNYLGYKIEYDLVDFNVDFKSNYVLTLGTALFTELKSSASKEKKWQENRRKSYLGSVTHFMKAVYDNKIEEEGYDIKRLIRKDNPEYIKFKEETLLGGRIVGKVPPKIITYLVNQKVPSDSLKIVDNNDQYLNFKGLYSVEYKNEKEDLDYAKQNGAKYISNQLSIFAIKSDLLKIEENGTYYHPANLVVEGYWSWEKIANMVPMDYKIE
- a CDS encoding T9SS type A sorting domain-containing protein, with protein sequence MKKIYFSVLTLLILLQSNAQVYDVGTWAQVTDISNDGVAVGNAAGVLHFKWTKEEGPVVIGEIGGNNDYIAGNTTISADGKLVSGTMTNPATGIDEMALYDTTTQTWEYLGASANGSDTSSWGMSSDGKTIVGLGWKSASQAIGVIWNRANGMKDLGSTVAGKSSRPNSVNGDGTVVVGWQDSENGFRKGVYWKNGVQTFIKDKQGNLVGEALAVSADGNIIVGFNEPEAYIYNATTNTYTEIVHSDPDYNTSIVAVSDDGNTAVGYWKPWYATNTEGEGFIWFKDKGVVKIDDYVKEVGYDSKSFTFVLPTGISPNGKYIGGIGINWDEMDLKGFVIELKEALSTNENVLDKIITTISPNPVMNEMTIHTKAIINSAEVYNLAGQKVWNSDNIMNNKIDLSFLNKGVYIIKIKTDSTNESIKFIKN
- a CDS encoding DUF4136 domain-containing protein, with translation MKIIHFTFIILLSLFVTSCGTVQVSTDYDRSTNFASYKTYTFHQKGLDKLKVNDLDKNRLIKAIDAQMATKGFTKVSSDADLVINLLTSSKEQVSVNNNNWGYGPYGYYGGYYGGNSVSSYQAGTIVVDIIDDKRNILVWQGVGSDLNLSNISAKAERIPQAIQEILAKFPPQPKK
- a CDS encoding porin family protein; the protein is MKNLKTNLLSLFLLSLSTFSFAQVEFGVKGGVGLSNTTIVHGVSKERVGFLAGGVAKYQLTTRNENHYLQAEVLYTTQGEYSLYKEGGEKYKAFLNYINIPIMYKYYFDDQGKDFFVEGGPQLGFKVSEKFDEDEPERTNNVPKSFDLAFNIGVGYSIDRKYEINLRYQYGLIDTYDYNRWDNGTNRSSFLTLGITYFFK